One genomic region from Equus asinus isolate D_3611 breed Donkey chromosome 8, EquAss-T2T_v2, whole genome shotgun sequence encodes:
- the POM121L2 gene encoding POM121-like protein 2: MGSYLGKPGPPRSSPAEPCTDLPQRPVNRRPAQSLHQVHRVQHIHRVHPAPRHRPARRPMNWDPTNPTARVVNEAWRRFPMKRSQNSIMGPLPSDWWESYFRRSIWSLRHPRAVWSPVTIKIAPPHRGLPPCTSPAEVINSAGSLPSEKTPDPCAKESVLRALRECKKGKVRLEEPLFPESLDSKRRSAETRPSAFKLLRKNGVLPSFVPRPGPLKRSLNSWSSNHSLNRRPSCYSVSSLASTHTGGLVSSKRNAITSSYSSSRDFSVPWKRSVSSVSFQIPEWPVKKKEKGRQSHSPLIPLLSNESPAAYGSSGQQNQQIPLLLSSPGNLLSLSPPPQLGNAVPEEILALGKKAGLQWSNKARGDTTEATTDSVPETHSAIQPSLSLTVRSVGTAPTQGKNPQLESLKKMQKSPGQLAFPQSTGEAISVGHSPLKTPNLLSPLGCSQTEPLSGTSSDSRPTSSFILLTPISPTSPVTDTTWPPLTSQTNRSAMPPDAPAITSAALTRQSSLFGMNNPASHPASAFPAATSADPMSKPIFGLPPNSEIGGSLYSRISVTAAVSSTPGILTPTFKPIFGNTEPLKTMPMIAPFSFKQTTSPATPASTHLFHGLVKATSVVMSTNSASTSEDSSFKPPLDFGIVNVTSPMGNAYSIPSTCHTLLLGAALAFRASFSPATGFIFPPHQRPTIPTVHTVTIFSRVLPSAIQISSSRSTANFRSMGSPLSASALVTTNQPALLSSTSNLTSTFTIPLGSNSRPPFSLSLGATPPPAFGAADGQKQGAPQPAIGPSFSSSFMFGNSVVASPTPTAAQPAFSSTTQSTVGGLTPSASTFHIPAGIWPDIGSTPAGFRFGQANTAGFGVVTQTYHSGACGSVFGSTAPRPFAFGGLVTPMDCGESGISMTAPDMNSNSGAFNVGAVPSGSTSTITPFGKGWSQNSQGLTSQSTSFVLGRASISSRKAMFGGSSMAPFAQNTLVPGPVKTGLGFGMPSPPARGSVGRGSFRSSAPSFSIGTKSKTPKNREQRRSRMHHTHKK; encoded by the coding sequence ATGGGCAGTTACCTGGGCAAGCCGGGACCCCCGCGGTCGTCTCCAGCAGAGCCGTGCACAGACTTGCCCCAGAGGCCAGTGAACCGCCGACCAGCTCAGTCCCTTCACCAGGTTCACCGGGTTCAGCACATCCATCGCGTCCATCCTGCCCCGCGGCATAGACCTGCGAGGAGACCGATGAACTGGGATCCTACCAATCCCACTGCGAGGGTGGTCAATGAGGCTTGGAGGCGATTTCCCATGAAAAGGTCCCAGAATTCCATCATGGGGCCTCTTCCCTCAGACTGGTGGGAAAGTTACTTCAGGCGGAGTATCTGGTCTCTTCGGCACCCCAGGGCAGTATGGAGCCCGGTGACCATCAAGATCGCTCCTCCTCACCGGGGACTGCCCCCCTGCACTTCCCCAGCAGAGGTAATAAACTCTGCAGGGTCCTTACCCTCTGAGAAGACCCCAGACCCATGTGCAAAGGAGTCAGTGCTGAGGGCCCTCAGAGAGTGCAAGAAAGGGAAAGTGAGGTTGGAAGAACCGCTATTCCCTGAGAGCTTGGATAGTAAAAGAAGGAGTGCAGAGACGAGACCATCTGCATTTAAACTGCTGAGAAAGAATGGAGTCCTCCCTTCTTTTGTGCCCAGGCCTGGTCCTCTGAAGAGAAGCCTCAACTCCTGGAGTTCAAACCACAGCTTGAATAGGAGGCCCAGTTGCTACTCCGTGAGCTCCTTGGCCAGCACACACACAGGTGGCCTCGTCAGCTCCAAAAGAAATGCTATTACAAGCTCTTATAGCTCTTCTAGAGATTTCTCTGTTCCTTGGAAGAGAAGTGTTTCCAGTGTGTCATTCCAGATACCAGAGTGgccagtaaaaaagaaagaaaaaggccgTCAGTCTCACTCTCCACTGATACCACTATTGTCGAATGAGTCCCCAGCAGCATATGGCAGCTCTGGGCAGCAAAATCAACAGATTCCACTGCTGCTTTCTAGCCCCGGGAACCTGCTGTCTCTGAGTCCACCTCCCCAGCTTGGTAATGCAGTCCCTGAAGAGATCTTGGCATTAGGGAAGAAAGCTGGACTCCAATGGAGCAACAAAGCCAGAGGGGATACAACTGAGGCCACCACAGATTCTGTCCCTGAGACTCACTCTGCCATTCAGCCTTCCCTGTCTCTCACCGTGCGTTCTGTAGGCACAGCTCCAACCCAGGGCAAAAATCCTCAGTTGGAAAGcttaaagaaaatgcagaagtcTCCAGGTCAACTGGCCTTCCCACAATCTACTGGAGAGGCAATCAGTGTAGGACATTCACCTCTGAAGACACCCAATCTACTGTCTCCACTTGGGTGCTCACAGACAGAGCCCCTTTCAGGCACCTCTTCAGACTCTAGGCCCACATCTAGTTTCATCCTTCTGACCCCTATTTCTCCCACATCACCAGTCACTGACACCACATGGCCACCTTTGACCTCTCAGACTAATAGGTCTGCCATGCCCCCAGACGCACCTGCCATTACCTCTGCAGCACTCACTAGGCAAAGTTCTTTGTTTGGAATGAATAACCCAGCTTCTCATCCTGCATCTGCATTTCCTGCTGCAACTTCTGCTGACCCCATGTCAAAACCCATTTTTGGTCTCCCACCCAACAGTGAGATTGGAGGCTCCTTATATTCCAGAATTTCAGTCACAGCTGCAGTATCTTCAACTCCGGGTATCTTAACTCCCACCTTCAAGCCTATCTTTGGAAACACAGAACCACTTAAAACTATGCCTATGATAGCTCCTTTCTCTTTCAAGCAGACCACTTCTCCAGCTACTCCTGCTTCTACCCACCTCTTCCATGGCCTGGTCAAGGCTACCTCTGTAGTCATGTCCACCAACTCAGCTAGCACATCTGAAGACTCTTCTTTCAAGCCACCTTTGGATTTTGGTATAGTGAATGTTACCAGTCCCATGGGCAACGCTTACTCCATCCCTTCCACTTGCCACACTCTCCTTCTTGGGGCTGCCCTTGCCTTCAGAGCCAGCTTCTCCCCAGCCACAGGCTTCATTTTCCCACCACACCAACGTCCTACCATTCCTACTGTACATACAGTCACCATTTTCAGCCGGGTTCTTCCCAGTGCTATCCAGATATCCTCTAGTAGAAGCACTGCCAATTTTAGAAGTATGGGCAGCCCTCTGTCAGCCTCAGCCCTAGTAACCACAAACCAGCCTGCACTGTTGTCCAGTACCTCCAATTTGACCTCCACATTTACAATTCCCTTGGGGTCAAACTCAAGGCCACCTTTCTCACTATCCCTAGGAGCCACGCCCCCGCCTGCATTTGGGGCTGCAGATGGGCAGAAGCAAGGGGCCCCCCAACCAGCCATTGGCCCAAGCTTCAGTAGCTCTTTCATGTTTGGAAATTCAGTAGTGGCATCCCCAACCCCAACCGCAGCCCAGCCAGCCTTCAGCAGTACCACACAGTCAACCGTCGGGGGTTTGACACCCTCAGCCTCCACCTTTCACATCCCTGCCGGCATCTGGCCAGACATTGGCAGCACTCCAGCAGGTTTTCGCTTTGGTCAAGCTAATACAGCTGGCTTTGGAGTTGTCACCCAGACCTACCATAGTGGGGCTTGTGGCTCAGTGTTTGGCAGCACAGCCCCACGACCTTTTGCCTTTGGGGGCTTAGTGACTCCTATGGACTGTGGGGAGTCTGGAATCAGCATGACTGCTCCAGACATGAACTCCAACTCTGGAGCATTCAATGTTGGAGCAGTGCCAAGTGGGAGTACTAGCACCATCACACCCTTTGGAAAAGGCTGGAGCCAGAACTCCCAGGGCTTGACCAGCCAGAGCACATCTTTTGTGTTGGGGCGGGCTAGCATTTCCTCAAGAAAGGCTATGTTTGGGGGCTCCTCCATGGCCCCTTTTGCTCAGAATACCCTTGTCCCTGGGCCAGTTAAAACAGGCCTTGGCTTTGGGATGCCCTCTCCACCTGCCCGGGGCTCTGTTGGAAGAGGATCTTTCAGATCATCAGCTCCTTCCTTTTCCATTGGTACAAAAtcaaaaaccccaaagaatcggGAGCAAAGGCGTTCCCGAATGCATCATACCCACAAGAAATAG